The stretch of DNA CTGGTTGAGAATTTTGTAAGCATTCTCGATAACCCCAACGAATAGCATCAGCACTTACCGTCGTATATTGATCGTTGCCTTTGGTAATTTTTTGTAAAGTAGATAATGTACTACCATCTCCTTCACCTCGGTTATTAGCAGCAACAGCAGTAGGGGTAACAACAGTAACAAAAATATGTTGTGTCATGTTTTTTCTCCTTAATAATGATTAAAAACTAATTAAATAGACATTTCAAAGCCTTCTTCGGCTTCAGAAATAGATTCATCAAGCACTTCTTCTGGAATTTCAGATTTACCATCTTTACCTTTTCCTGTGTAAGAAGCGATCGCAAGTAGAGCTAAATCTCGCGCCTGTTTCCATTGGTTATCTTTATGAAGCCATTGATAAATCTCTCCTCCAACGCCCCTAGTTGCTTTGCTGCGATAACGGCTTAAGAAGTCAACCATTGTCTTAGCAAAATCTTGCTGAGTACTAGGTCTTTGTAAACGATTAATTACTTTATTAGTAACTTGAGGATAATCAGGCTCTCGACCTTGTTTTTGAGCCTGTACAATTTGCTCTCTTAAATAACTACTGAAAGCACCTTGAACAGCATCGAAAAATGTCTGCTCAAGTGCATCAAGATATTGAGACATACTTACTAATCCTTTTTTTTCATAAAGTTCATTTTGTTTTTTCCATTCATAAAAACCCAAATACCACGGTTTACTAGCGATCAGGTTGTCGCAAAGCCAAGGTAAAACTTTGGAAATGGCTAACCAAGTTTCTCCTTTATCATTGGTACGAACTTGGGGTTTAAAAAATTGAAAAGCTGAATCGTATAAATCTAAGATTTCATCATCTACTCTGACTCGATAGACAGCTTGTTTAAGATAGCTTTGACTGCCATCCCATTGTTGTTTACCTAATTGATAAACTTCACAATAATCGACTCTCCATTGTTTATTATCTTCAATTAGCTTTTCTTGGAGTAAAAAACGTAATCCCGATTCTCCAGAACTGCTAGAGCGAAAATCGCGATAGGTGCTTCCAGAATAATTTTTTCTTCGTCTTACCCATTTGGAGATATTTTTAACTTCTGGAATAACAACCGCCGAACGATATCCTGATAATTGATAATAGCTACAAGCTAAAGGAAGAAAAACTAGAGCTAGGAAACCTTCGGGAGACTCTTGATAAGCACCATGAGCAAAACATTCTACTAATCCAGGTAAATGATGACCTTTAACAGGAATTTCAGGTTTAAATTTTCCTTTAGCGTTAAAAGCTTCCTTAAAATCTCTAGTGTAATAACAGTCTTCTACAAGTCTGAAAGAACGAGAAATTTCGGGTTGACCTTCATCAATTAGAAACGTTAAAGTGACGGGCTGCTTATTCTGTTGTCTTTGTTTTCCATGCTGAAGAAAAGTTGTCGTGACTCCTTCGCTGAAGATATATTTTCCTTGTTGGTCTAAATTAAGAGCAGGAACATCTAAATAACCATCTTGAAGACGATAAGTTTGTTGTAGTAAACCCAATACAGCTTCTTTATCGCTGCATGACCAAGATAAATTCACCGCATCTTCTGTAACGTCCCAGTTTATAGGAACATCATTGGGATTAATAACCGATAAAGCTAAAGCCAAACCAGCAATTCCAGCGCGATGGGGAAGTAGGGTGTTAGGGTCAAAAATAGATAGGGTAAGTTCTGTCATTTTGACTAATTTTCACGACTTTTAAGTTCATAAGCACCTAATTCTGGGGAATAGCTCCATATTTCTGTAGGTGCAATGGGATAAAACTTGTGTTTTTGCCATTTCTGATAATTTTTAGCAGGAATTGGAATGGTATAACGGGGAATTTCTTTAGCAGGTAAGGATTTAATGGTCGCTAAATCTTGTTCTAGCAATACCGTGATGTTAAAACCTTCTTTTCCCAAAGATGTAGGATAAGTACGCCAATTACCGTCTAATAAAACTGATTTGGTGTCTGGTTGACCAAAAGTATCAGAATCTTCTAACCATTGGGCTAAATCTCTCTGACAAACTTCGTCTTCAAAAGACTGAATTAGTCTCAAGCCATTTTCTAGTTCTTCTTTACTATAAGGAAAACCAACTTTGTCATCGGGATAAAATAGAGCATCTAAAGCATGACCACAATAACGACGGTTTAACCTTCCCAAACGCTGAATTAGACCTGCTGGATCGGCAATTTGCGAAACTAGAAGCGTTGCTGAAAGATCGAGAGACATTTCTGCTACTTGAGTTGCGATCGCTAAAATCGGCTCGTCTTGTTTAAAACCATCTACTACATCACGGTGATGTTGAACCCTGTCTTGATAGCGATAGCGACTGTGATACAGTACGGCGTTTAATCTTCTAGCTTTGGCATCTTTGTAAACATCAATGGCAGTATTTACCTGATTGCAAACCCACAACACCTTACCGCCTGTGGATAGTTCATGTTCTACTATTGACCAATCGGGTTGTGCTTCATAATTGAATCTATAACGGGGTTGTGCTTCAATTTCTTTTGAACCAGAAATAATTTCAATCGGTTCGCCTACAGCTTTGGTAATTGCTTCTTTTTGCCAGGGTAAGAATGAAGCAGACATCAGTAAGATTGGGGCTTTAAACACCTCTAAAAATCTCAGTAATGCACCGAATAGGCGGTCATCGTAACAGTGAACCTCATCAAAAACAAAAGCAGCGTTCGCGATCGCAGGAAAACAATACATTGGTCTGCGGTTACATTGAAGTAGTCCGAGAACTGTATCGACCGTACAGACAATCGATTCTTTTCCCCAGGCTTTAAAAGACTCTAGTTTGATTGCAGATTCGTTGTTTCCTTCTCCTGCTTCCTCTTCTTCTCCTGTAGTCGCCATTGCTAAATCCACATCGGCACGAGAATGTAGCAAAACTGAGTCAAGTTGATCGTGAACGTAATCAAGAAAACCTTCGGTGCTAGTACCTGTGGTGGGATAACAGAAAATAAGTTTTCTGCCAATAGCGAAGGATTTTGCCCAATTGTAAGCTCCTAATGTCTTTCCCGTGCCACATCCTGCTCTTGCTAGAGTTACCCTTGTTTTACTTTGAGCTAACTGAATTTGAAATGGTCTTAACTGATGAGCGTCGAGTCGAGCATCAATTACTCGTTGAAGCTTAGTTTCATCGAGAGTATTTTGGACGTTTTCAGTAATCCAGTTTTTAATAGATATTGATTCATTCACATTAGGAATTGCCGAACCGATA from Stanieria cyanosphaera PCC 7437 encodes:
- the cas8a1 gene encoding type I-MYXAN CRISPR-associated Cas8a1/Cmx1; this encodes MTELTLSIFDPNTLLPHRAGIAGLALALSVINPNDVPINWDVTEDAVNLSWSCSDKEAVLGLLQQTYRLQDGYLDVPALNLDQQGKYIFSEGVTTTFLQHGKQRQQNKQPVTLTFLIDEGQPEISRSFRLVEDCYYTRDFKEAFNAKGKFKPEIPVKGHHLPGLVECFAHGAYQESPEGFLALVFLPLACSYYQLSGYRSAVVIPEVKNISKWVRRRKNYSGSTYRDFRSSSSGESGLRFLLQEKLIEDNKQWRVDYCEVYQLGKQQWDGSQSYLKQAVYRVRVDDEILDLYDSAFQFFKPQVRTNDKGETWLAISKVLPWLCDNLIASKPWYLGFYEWKKQNELYEKKGLVSMSQYLDALEQTFFDAVQGAFSSYLREQIVQAQKQGREPDYPQVTNKVINRLQRPSTQQDFAKTMVDFLSRYRSKATRGVGGEIYQWLHKDNQWKQARDLALLAIASYTGKGKDGKSEIPEEVLDESISEAEEGFEMSI
- a CDS encoding CRISPR-associated helicase/endonuclease Cas3, producing MKQAPVLKPDLLLAKSFEPGKWKGSYSLVGHTADVVNAVSTLVDVLGDRLISQFGLQCNLSELKSTACLAAYLHDWGKANEHFQGVVRANIKDAHPKRFLPDHPQIIRHEVASVLLAWEFREWLEQGEGDFLTALAAAGGHHLKLGGRSGKCTDELGEIRFSGDDRLFLYVLDVVDGKQQFNRHFKQLLKYGIKALGLPNNIKLSQKPSLSWSVKQIKEKRFQIADFLSLEWQPDSVFLAVIKSLLIAGDAIGSAIPNVNESISIKNWITENVQNTLDETKLQRVIDARLDAHQLRPFQIQLAQSKTRVTLARAGCGTGKTLGAYNWAKSFAIGRKLIFCYPTTGTSTEGFLDYVHDQLDSVLLHSRADVDLAMATTGEEEEAGEGNNESAIKLESFKAWGKESIVCTVDTVLGLLQCNRRPMYCFPAIANAAFVFDEVHCYDDRLFGALLRFLEVFKAPILLMSASFLPWQKEAITKAVGEPIEIISGSKEIEAQPRYRFNYEAQPDWSIVEHELSTGGKVLWVCNQVNTAIDVYKDAKARRLNAVLYHSRYRYQDRVQHHRDVVDGFKQDEPILAIATQVAEMSLDLSATLLVSQIADPAGLIQRLGRLNRRYCGHALDALFYPDDKVGFPYSKEELENGLRLIQSFEDEVCQRDLAQWLEDSDTFGQPDTKSVLLDGNWRTYPTSLGKEGFNITVLLEQDLATIKSLPAKEIPRYTIPIPAKNYQKWQKHKFYPIAPTEIWSYSPELGAYELKSREN